In the genome of Cryptosporangium phraense, one region contains:
- the nrdR gene encoding transcriptional regulator NrdR yields the protein MKCPYCQHPDSRVVDSREAEDGKVTRRRRSCTQCSRRFTTVEEPVLAVVKRSGVSEPFSREKVVSGVRKACQGRPVDADSLALLAQKVEEAIRSRGAAEVPSHEVGLAILGPLRELDEVAYIRFASVYRSFSSLEDFEAEIASLRENGPSGSGARPVANVTASPPLPEGEPARLVEASP from the coding sequence CGCGAGGCCGAGGACGGCAAGGTCACTCGGCGGCGGCGGTCGTGCACGCAGTGCTCCCGACGCTTCACCACGGTGGAGGAGCCGGTGCTGGCGGTCGTGAAGCGCAGCGGCGTCAGCGAGCCGTTCAGTCGCGAGAAGGTCGTCTCGGGCGTCCGCAAGGCCTGTCAGGGCCGGCCGGTCGACGCGGACTCTCTCGCGCTGCTGGCGCAGAAGGTCGAAGAGGCGATCCGGTCGCGGGGCGCGGCCGAGGTTCCCTCGCACGAGGTGGGCCTCGCGATCCTCGGGCCGTTGCGCGAGCTCGACGAGGTCGCCTACATCCGGTTCGCGAGCGTCTACCGGTCGTTCTCCTCGCTGGAGGACTTCGAGGCGGAGATCGCGTCGCTCCGCGAGAACGGACCCAGCGGGTCCGGCGCTCGGCCGGTCGCGAACGTCACCGCGTCGCCGCCGCTGCCCGAGGGTGAGCCTGCACGGTTGGTGGAGGCGAGTCCTTAA
- a CDS encoding vitamin B12-dependent ribonucleotide reductase, with the protein MTETVGSSTGNGAAPAPRGRKAASKPVGLTVERVYTTAGVHPYDEVTWERRDVVMTNWRDGKVNFEQRGVEFPSFWSLNSTNIVTTRYFRGAMGTPQRENSLKHLIDRVVRVYRAAGVEHGYFATAEDAEIFEHELAWMLLHQVFSFNSPVWFNVGTAAPQQVSACFILSVDDEMDSILNWYREEGLIFKGGSGAGLNLSRIRSSKELLASGGTASGPVSFMRGADASAGTIKSGGATRRAAKMVVLDVDHPDIEEFVETKAREEDKIRALRDAGFDMDLGGKDINSVQYQNANNSVRVSDEFMKAVEDGGEFHLRARLDGSVIDTVDAQGLFRKIAKAAWECADPGIQYDDTINDWHTTPESGRITASNPCSEYMHLDNSSCNLASLNLMRFLRPDGTFDGETFVKAVELVITAMDISICFADFPTEPIADTTRKFRQLGIGYANIGALLMATAHAYDSDGGRSLAASITSLMTGTAYRRSAELAGIVGAYEGYARNAEGHQRVMRKHAAANDEVRPVGADSARILELATAEWARGLSVGAKHGWRNAQASVLAPTGTIGLMMDCDTTGIEPDLALVKFKKLDGGGSMQIVNQTVPQALKTLGYQDEQIEAIVEHISQHGHVVDAPGLRREHYEVFDCAMGERSIRPMGHVRMMAAVQPFISGAISKTVNLPESATIEDIEKVYAEGWRLGLKALAVYRDNCKVGQPLSVGGKKADAARAAASSVVEVEAAPKRKRLPKTRPSTTTSFSVAGAEGYLTASRYPDDGVGEVFLKLGKQGSTLAGIMDAFSVAVSVALQYGVPLETYVEKFRNMRFEPAGMTDDPDIRIASSVIDYIFRRLALDHLPKETRAEMGILTNSERAAELDGPAATEEVDIAGLAVSAPVSSPVAAPKAPRDLSSAHSSTELLELVQGTAADAPLCLTCGTKMRPAGSCFVCEGCGSTSGCS; encoded by the coding sequence ATGACCGAGACGGTTGGCTCATCAACAGGCAACGGGGCCGCTCCGGCTCCGCGCGGACGTAAGGCCGCGTCCAAGCCAGTGGGCCTGACTGTCGAGCGGGTGTACACCACGGCCGGTGTCCACCCCTACGACGAGGTGACCTGGGAGCGCCGCGACGTCGTCATGACGAACTGGCGCGACGGCAAGGTCAACTTCGAGCAGCGCGGCGTCGAGTTCCCCTCGTTCTGGTCGCTGAACTCGACGAACATCGTCACCACCCGGTACTTCCGGGGTGCGATGGGCACGCCGCAGCGGGAGAACAGCCTGAAGCACCTGATCGACCGGGTCGTGCGCGTGTACCGCGCGGCCGGCGTCGAGCACGGCTACTTCGCCACCGCGGAGGACGCCGAGATCTTCGAGCACGAGCTCGCCTGGATGCTGCTGCACCAGGTGTTCAGCTTCAACTCGCCGGTGTGGTTCAACGTCGGCACGGCCGCGCCGCAGCAGGTCTCGGCGTGCTTCATCCTGTCGGTCGACGACGAGATGGACTCGATCCTCAACTGGTACCGCGAGGAGGGCCTGATCTTCAAGGGCGGCTCCGGGGCCGGCCTGAACCTCTCCCGGATCCGGTCGTCGAAGGAGCTGCTGGCCAGCGGCGGTACCGCGTCCGGCCCGGTCAGCTTCATGCGCGGGGCCGACGCCAGCGCCGGGACGATCAAGTCCGGTGGGGCCACCCGCCGGGCCGCGAAGATGGTCGTGCTCGACGTCGACCACCCCGACATCGAGGAGTTCGTCGAGACCAAGGCGCGCGAGGAAGACAAGATCCGCGCGCTGCGGGACGCCGGGTTCGACATGGACCTGGGCGGCAAGGACATCAACAGCGTCCAGTACCAGAACGCCAACAACTCGGTCCGCGTCTCGGACGAGTTCATGAAGGCGGTCGAGGACGGCGGGGAGTTCCACCTCCGGGCCCGCCTCGACGGCTCGGTGATCGACACGGTCGACGCCCAGGGCCTGTTCCGCAAGATCGCGAAGGCCGCCTGGGAGTGCGCCGACCCGGGCATCCAGTACGACGACACGATCAACGACTGGCACACCACGCCGGAGTCGGGCCGCATCACCGCGTCCAACCCGTGCTCGGAGTACATGCACCTCGACAACTCGTCGTGCAACCTGGCGTCGCTGAACCTGATGCGGTTCCTGCGTCCGGACGGCACATTCGACGGTGAGACGTTCGTCAAGGCCGTCGAGCTGGTCATCACCGCGATGGACATCTCGATCTGCTTCGCCGACTTCCCGACCGAGCCGATCGCCGACACCACCCGCAAGTTCCGTCAGCTGGGCATCGGCTACGCGAACATCGGCGCGCTGCTGATGGCCACCGCGCACGCCTACGACTCGGACGGCGGCCGCTCGCTCGCCGCGTCGATCACCTCGCTGATGACCGGCACCGCCTACCGTCGCTCGGCCGAGCTGGCCGGCATCGTCGGCGCGTACGAGGGCTACGCCCGCAACGCCGAGGGCCACCAGCGGGTCATGCGCAAGCACGCGGCCGCGAACGACGAGGTGCGTCCGGTGGGCGCGGACTCGGCGCGGATCCTGGAGCTGGCGACGGCGGAGTGGGCGCGCGGTCTCTCGGTGGGCGCCAAGCACGGGTGGCGGAACGCGCAGGCGTCGGTGCTGGCGCCGACCGGCACGATCGGCCTGATGATGGACTGCGACACCACCGGCATCGAGCCCGACCTGGCCCTGGTCAAGTTCAAGAAGCTCGACGGCGGCGGCTCGATGCAGATCGTCAACCAGACGGTCCCGCAGGCGCTGAAGACGCTCGGCTACCAGGACGAGCAGATCGAGGCGATCGTCGAGCACATCTCGCAGCACGGCCACGTCGTCGACGCCCCCGGCCTGCGCCGCGAGCACTACGAGGTGTTCGACTGCGCGATGGGCGAGCGCTCGATCCGTCCGATGGGTCACGTCCGGATGATGGCCGCGGTGCAGCCGTTCATCTCCGGCGCGATCTCCAAGACCGTCAACCTGCCCGAGTCGGCGACGATCGAGGACATCGAGAAGGTCTACGCCGAGGGCTGGCGGCTGGGCCTGAAGGCCCTCGCGGTCTACCGCGACAACTGCAAGGTCGGCCAGCCGCTGTCGGTCGGTGGCAAGAAGGCCGACGCGGCCCGCGCTGCTGCGTCGTCGGTCGTCGAGGTCGAGGCGGCCCCGAAGCGCAAGCGTCTGCCGAAGACCCGTCCGAGCACGACGACGTCGTTCTCGGTGGCCGGGGCCGAGGGTTACCTGACCGCGTCGCGCTACCCGGACGACGGCGTCGGCGAGGTCTTCCTCAAGCTCGGCAAGCAGGGCTCGACGCTGGCCGGGATCATGGACGCGTTCTCGGTCGCCGTGTCGGTCGCGCTGCAGTACGGCGTTCCGCTGGAGACCTACGTCGAGAAGTTCCGCAACATGCGGTTCGAGCCGGCCGGCATGACCGACGACCCGGACATCCGGATCGCCAGCTCGGTGATCGACTACATCTTCCGGCGGCTGGCGCTCGACCACCTGCCCAAGGAGACCCGCGCCGAGATGGGGATCCTGACGAACTCGGAGCGGGCGGCGGAGTTGGACGGGCCGGCGGCCACGGAAGAGGTGGACATCGCGGGGTTGGCGGTTTCGGCGCCGGTCTCTTCTCCGGTGGCGGCGCCGAAGGCGCCGCGCGACCTCAGTTCGGCGCACTCGTCGACCGAGCTGCTGGAGCTGGTGCAGGGGACGGCGGCGGACGCTCCGCTGTGCTTGACGTGCGGGACGAAGATGCGGCCGGCGGGCTCCTGCTTCGTCTGCGAGGGCTGCGGCAGCACGTCCGGCTGCAGCTAG